In a genomic window of Myxococcales bacterium:
- a CDS encoding aminotransferase class IV, whose amino-acid sequence MPQKPNNPRVDRKIWLNGEFVDWAAATLHVLSHAVQRGSLVFDYLSVHQNPQGAALFRLPEHLERFRRSCELIGLRLDYADAELDLAVRQTVRINPGARAVKINAFIASIEIDVVPVDDQVQVAIAAYDPTSDVLAHKANPVPPRSATCRLWIEKQIHNRRADIVSPQAKVAANYVSTMAAKARARAAGHDEILLIDEYGQVAETPTANVFMVDRDGVLLTPPVNRVLLGVTRLTILELARASGLEVREAPITPEELLEAGEVFLTGTTAGVWPVVAVDGKTIGAAEVGPVAKMLQERFERVVSGRDPEFAHWLQVV is encoded by the coding sequence GTGCCCCAAAAACCGAACAACCCGAGGGTTGACCGCAAGATCTGGCTCAACGGCGAGTTTGTCGATTGGGCCGCGGCGACGCTCCACGTGCTCTCCCACGCGGTGCAGCGCGGCTCGCTGGTCTTCGATTATTTGAGTGTGCACCAGAATCCCCAGGGGGCGGCCCTGTTTCGGCTGCCCGAGCATCTCGAACGGTTCCGCCGCTCCTGCGAGTTGATTGGTCTTCGCCTCGATTACGCCGACGCGGAGCTCGATCTCGCGGTCAGGCAGACGGTCCGTATCAACCCCGGGGCTCGGGCTGTAAAGATCAACGCGTTCATCGCCTCGATCGAAATCGATGTCGTCCCGGTTGACGATCAAGTCCAGGTCGCAATTGCGGCCTACGATCCCACGTCCGACGTGCTGGCCCACAAGGCCAATCCCGTCCCACCGCGCAGCGCGACCTGCCGTCTGTGGATCGAAAAGCAGATCCACAACCGACGCGCGGACATCGTCTCTCCCCAGGCCAAAGTGGCGGCAAACTACGTTTCCACAATGGCGGCCAAGGCCCGGGCCCGGGCCGCCGGCCACGACGAAATCCTGTTGATCGACGAGTACGGGCAGGTTGCGGAAACTCCAACCGCCAATGTCTTCATGGTAGATCGCGACGGCGTGCTCCTGACCCCGCCCGTCAACCGGGTCCTGCTCGGGGTGACGCGTTTGACCATTCTTGAATTGGCTCGCGCGAGTGGGCTCGAGGTTCGCGAGGCGCCGATCACGCCAGAAGAACTGCTCGAGGCCGGAGAGGTTTTCTTGACGGGAACGACAGCAGGGGTGTGGCCGGTCGTTGCGGTGGACGGCAAGACCATTGGAGCGGCGGAGGTCGGCCCGGTCGCGAAGATGCTGCAAGAACGCTTCGAACGAGTGGTCAGCGGTCGCGATCCAGAGTTTGCTCACTGGCTTCAGGTCGTTTAA
- the trpS gene encoding tryptophan--tRNA ligase: protein MRVLAGIKPTSDSLHLGNYFGALRQFVELQDAHSETMYFIADYHSMTTMRDGKQRRRNTFDVALDYLAAGIDPNRAIFFVQSDIPEVTELTWILSTVTTMGLLERAHAYKDAIAKGDTTNHGLFTYPVLMAADILLYHSDLVPVGQDQKQHLEMTRDMALSFNHNYGEEVLKLPEAYVLDSTAVVPGTDGRKMSKSYDNTIPMLATPKKTKKAVMGIVTDSTPMEDSKEPTGALFEIYALFANEAEREDLAKRTRAGGLGYGHIKLELLERVLEYFEPMRERRAEFEKRPDDVIDILAAGAVKARSIAAPVLESCRRVAGLGSTG, encoded by the coding sequence ATGCGCGTATTGGCCGGGATCAAACCCACTAGCGATTCTCTGCACCTGGGCAACTACTTCGGTGCCTTGCGCCAGTTCGTCGAGCTTCAGGACGCGCACAGCGAGACGATGTACTTCATCGCCGACTACCATTCGATGACCACGATGCGCGATGGCAAGCAACGCCGTCGGAACACCTTCGATGTGGCGCTCGACTATCTCGCAGCCGGAATCGATCCCAACCGCGCCATCTTCTTTGTGCAGAGCGATATTCCCGAAGTCACGGAGCTGACCTGGATTCTCTCGACGGTCACGACGATGGGCCTGCTCGAACGCGCCCATGCGTACAAGGATGCGATCGCCAAGGGGGATACGACGAATCACGGTTTGTTTACCTACCCGGTTTTGATGGCTGCAGACATCTTGCTCTACCATTCCGATCTCGTGCCAGTGGGTCAGGACCAGAAGCAGCATCTCGAGATGACACGAGACATGGCGCTGAGCTTCAACCACAACTACGGGGAAGAGGTCCTCAAACTCCCCGAGGCCTACGTCCTCGACTCTACGGCGGTGGTTCCCGGCACCGATGGGCGCAAGATGAGCAAGAGTTACGACAACACGATTCCGATGCTTGCGACGCCCAAGAAGACCAAGAAAGCGGTGATGGGGATCGTCACCGACTCGACTCCGATGGAAGATTCGAAAGAGCCGACCGGAGCGCTGTTCGAAATCTACGCGTTGTTTGCCAACGAGGCGGAACGCGAGGATCTTGCGAAACGCACGCGCGCCGGGGGCCTGGGCTACGGCCACATCAAACTCGAACTGCTCGAACGCGTGCTCGAGTACTTCGAACCCATGCGAGAGCGTCGCGCCGAGTTTGAAAAGCGACCCGATGATGTGATCGACATCCTCGCCGCCGGTGCGGTAAAGGCTCGCAGCATTGCGGCACCCGTGCTGGAGAGTTGCCGGCGAGTTGCAGGGCTGGGAAGCACGGGCTGA
- a CDS encoding SEL1-like repeat protein, with protein sequence MRLSVCSLSISSSWLAMGLLALSLSSMLSLSACNRIDYSPDRRHSSLPEGVVAPGVLELAISGNREAQHKVATLWMTADPGKRDYSAAVAWFTRAAEAGHVRSQSDLGRLLVNGVGLSSPDFAAGRRWLELAIEGGDATAYHHLGMVYQRGQGVAVDARRAVAMFQKAADLGLLNAQNALARAYETGTGVEADMQQALRWYLSAAEQGFSVAQYTLGDIYQNGKGVELDAAEALTWFRLAAEQGYPPAQAQLGYMYAAGAGVPVRYEEAARWSRSAAEQQDPDGCNNLAVLYLKGFGVRQDYAEALHWYGEAAKRNHAGAQNMLGSVYLTGQGAARDLAEAERWWSAAAAQNYAPAQYNLGGMYSRGLSANLTREEAEKWLAMAAAQGHQRAELELTQLRLEPVTEIR encoded by the coding sequence ATGCGCTTGTCTGTCTGTTCGCTTTCGATTTCTAGTTCTTGGCTTGCGATGGGATTGCTCGCCCTGTCGTTGTCGTCGATGTTGTCGTTGTCGGCGTGCAATCGGATCGATTACTCACCGGATCGTCGTCATTCTTCGCTGCCCGAGGGTGTGGTCGCACCCGGCGTGCTCGAACTCGCCATCAGCGGCAATCGCGAAGCGCAACACAAGGTCGCGACGCTGTGGATGACCGCCGACCCGGGCAAGCGCGACTACAGTGCCGCTGTCGCATGGTTCACCCGGGCGGCTGAAGCCGGCCACGTTCGCTCGCAGAGTGATCTGGGTCGTCTGTTGGTCAACGGCGTCGGGCTCAGTAGCCCGGACTTCGCGGCGGGACGTCGCTGGCTCGAACTCGCGATCGAAGGGGGAGACGCCACCGCGTATCACCACCTGGGAATGGTCTACCAGCGAGGGCAGGGCGTCGCGGTCGATGCTCGTCGCGCTGTTGCGATGTTTCAAAAAGCCGCAGATCTCGGGCTACTCAATGCGCAGAACGCCCTGGCTCGCGCGTACGAAACCGGCACCGGTGTTGAGGCAGACATGCAGCAGGCGCTGCGCTGGTATCTAAGCGCTGCGGAACAGGGTTTTTCGGTCGCCCAATACACGCTTGGAGACATCTACCAAAATGGCAAGGGTGTCGAACTCGATGCGGCGGAAGCGTTGACGTGGTTTCGGCTGGCCGCTGAACAGGGTTATCCACCGGCGCAGGCGCAACTCGGTTACATGTATGCGGCCGGTGCAGGAGTGCCGGTTCGCTACGAAGAAGCAGCGCGTTGGTCCCGTTCGGCCGCCGAGCAACAAGATCCCGATGGCTGCAACAATCTCGCGGTTCTCTATCTCAAGGGGTTCGGTGTCAGGCAGGACTATGCCGAGGCTCTCCATTGGTACGGCGAGGCTGCCAAGCGCAATCACGCCGGGGCGCAGAACATGCTCGGGTCGGTTTACCTCACCGGACAAGGGGCTGCAAGAGATCTCGCCGAGGCGGAGCGCTGGTGGAGCGCCGCGGCTGCGCAGAACTACGCACCGGCCCAGTACAACCTGGGTGGGATGTACTCGAGGGGGCTGAGCGCGAACCTGACGCGAGAAGAAGCGGAGAAATGGCTAGCCATGGCGGCGGCCCAGGGACACCAACGAGCGGAACTCGAACTCACGCAACTGCGCCTAGAGCCCGTGACCGAAATTCGCTAA
- a CDS encoding protein kinase produces MQLSTSLQIGAFVIATAVSTLASSVLAEVPLAAMPAVETTEVSHSIAAEPEASNAAIAEPQVDEEQISQLLPTLDDGSTEIETADLEDPPAESSNLPNVLNDASLRQSRISAHRPAIVSTSHQSILPPVLRVRAQRLRGIALEAIEDYEGSRKAFEICVGLGDETANNWQRLGRARLRTGDFEGAEAAFLAAYQRGLSQDRDGKADQSLALQELGELYLLTRQLDDARLILNAALKLTPNQRRIKELLRRLEHESSDEFRAVSRAARPLWPETRAQVIRAQVDHALDRGYQLLPEELKRPLRQVGEFAIDQQGRDAGFVLIACLALTIGVLRRFRGHGDLVIAIEFPQELRGSFTVAISESPGQYKRTKSGEVRGASGRESSSSRSVHQNVGRETQFQRLIPRIYYIAVDGALMDADSNEVLMRPFDEQGIEIRKGETVRLQFDLKPRECPVDVHVLWDKQPTEDAGVSARGFPNSLRYTRNGAARLRLCKGSHTIMVGSGDRVAEREIEVQSFSPTTVMIDLAGSEGIIFKGCPPAVKPYLHGDHNAAARALSRDGHTRIANILLARLHRDQGQAERAAEYFKAAGQPLEAAELLATLEDYAGAALLFAEAGKGDRAAEMYRSAGEWLKAGEAFESIENFREAAGCFRESDNVGRWLGALEKNGDYFEAAEIALGRSDRARAIRLLQLIPIDSTQYIDACELLADAFEHEGHADLAVQKIEQRISADDSSPDLHSRLAALLETSGDFTRALDVLESLRDSEPTYSNIATRIEGLRKKITAQNHSPAKGGRSNLSAATPTAFLSEKRYKIIEELGRGGMGVVYKAMDLRLNREVALKQLPENLREHPKAIQLFLREAQACARLNHRNIVTIFDTDQEDSNFFITMELLQGYPLNVIRNKRGRIAERDAARLGIQVADGLHYAHSHGIVHRDIKTANLFFTTDKVVKIMDFGLAKMMEEVRRGTTVLGGTPYYMSPEQAMGGEVDQRADIYSFGVTLYELVTGGVPFSEGDVAYHHRHTEVTDPRDRAEGIGDDMAELILHMMEKDPQQRCASAGDVGKRLQRIANRPD; encoded by the coding sequence ATGCAGCTATCGACCTCTCTCCAAATTGGCGCATTCGTGATCGCCACTGCCGTTTCTACACTCGCTTCGAGTGTTCTCGCCGAAGTGCCGCTCGCCGCAATGCCCGCTGTAGAAACGACCGAAGTTTCGCACTCGATCGCGGCGGAGCCGGAGGCGTCGAACGCTGCGATTGCCGAACCGCAAGTTGACGAGGAACAGATCTCACAACTGCTGCCAACCCTCGACGACGGGTCCACCGAGATCGAGACTGCCGATCTGGAAGATCCACCGGCGGAGTCTTCGAATCTACCCAATGTTCTGAACGACGCATCGCTGCGCCAGTCGCGAATTTCGGCGCATCGACCCGCCATCGTCTCGACCTCGCACCAGTCGATCCTTCCACCCGTCCTCAGGGTCCGAGCGCAACGACTCCGCGGGATCGCCCTCGAAGCCATTGAAGACTACGAGGGATCGCGCAAGGCGTTTGAAATCTGTGTCGGGCTGGGAGACGAAACCGCGAACAACTGGCAGCGCCTGGGTCGCGCCCGTCTTCGCACAGGCGATTTCGAGGGCGCAGAAGCCGCGTTCCTCGCGGCGTATCAACGGGGTCTCTCACAGGATCGCGACGGCAAAGCAGATCAATCGCTCGCCCTGCAGGAACTGGGCGAGCTCTATCTCCTCACGCGACAACTCGATGATGCGCGACTGATCTTGAATGCGGCGCTGAAACTCACACCGAATCAGCGGCGGATCAAAGAACTTCTGAGGCGACTGGAGCACGAGAGCAGCGATGAGTTCAGAGCGGTCTCCCGGGCGGCGCGACCTCTCTGGCCGGAGACTCGTGCCCAGGTGATTCGGGCACAAGTCGATCATGCGCTCGACCGCGGCTATCAACTGCTCCCCGAGGAGCTCAAGCGTCCTCTGCGCCAAGTCGGAGAGTTCGCCATCGATCAGCAGGGTCGCGACGCGGGGTTCGTATTGATCGCATGCCTCGCGCTCACGATCGGGGTGCTGAGGCGTTTTCGGGGACACGGAGACCTGGTGATTGCGATCGAGTTCCCCCAGGAGCTGCGGGGATCGTTCACCGTGGCCATTTCCGAGAGTCCCGGACAATACAAGCGAACCAAGTCGGGTGAGGTCCGCGGAGCGAGCGGACGCGAAAGCAGTTCGAGCCGCAGTGTGCATCAGAACGTTGGAAGGGAAACTCAATTCCAACGGCTGATCCCCAGGATCTATTACATCGCGGTCGACGGGGCGCTGATGGACGCCGACAGCAACGAAGTCTTGATGAGGCCCTTTGACGAACAGGGGATCGAGATTCGCAAGGGCGAGACCGTGCGCCTCCAATTTGACCTGAAGCCTCGCGAATGCCCCGTCGACGTCCACGTGCTCTGGGACAAACAACCGACCGAAGACGCGGGGGTTTCGGCGCGCGGATTCCCGAACTCTCTTCGCTATACACGAAACGGTGCCGCGCGACTGCGACTGTGCAAAGGAAGTCATACGATCATGGTCGGAAGTGGCGACCGCGTTGCGGAACGCGAGATCGAAGTGCAATCCTTCTCGCCCACCACGGTCATGATCGATCTGGCTGGCTCCGAGGGCATCATCTTCAAAGGTTGCCCTCCGGCGGTCAAACCCTATTTGCACGGGGATCACAACGCCGCAGCGCGAGCCCTGTCCCGAGATGGACACACGCGGATCGCCAACATCCTGCTCGCGCGGCTTCACCGAGATCAGGGCCAGGCCGAGCGTGCCGCCGAATACTTCAAGGCCGCGGGCCAGCCCCTCGAAGCGGCCGAACTGCTCGCCACGCTGGAGGACTACGCAGGCGCCGCCCTGTTGTTTGCAGAAGCCGGCAAGGGAGACCGCGCAGCGGAGATGTACCGGTCTGCCGGCGAGTGGTTGAAGGCGGGGGAAGCCTTCGAATCGATCGAAAACTTCAGGGAAGCCGCCGGATGTTTTCGCGAATCGGACAACGTCGGGCGATGGCTCGGTGCCCTCGAGAAAAACGGCGACTATTTCGAGGCCGCGGAAATCGCCCTGGGACGTTCGGACCGTGCGCGCGCAATTCGACTCCTTCAACTCATTCCAATCGACTCCACGCAATACATAGACGCCTGTGAGTTGCTCGCCGATGCCTTCGAGCACGAGGGACATGCGGACCTGGCCGTTCAGAAAATCGAACAGCGAATCTCTGCGGATGACAGTTCGCCGGATCTGCATTCGCGACTGGCCGCGCTGCTCGAGACCTCCGGCGACTTCACTCGTGCTCTCGATGTGCTCGAATCCTTGCGCGACAGTGAACCGACTTATTCGAATATCGCGACACGCATCGAGGGACTGCGCAAAAAAATCACGGCGCAGAACCATTCGCCTGCCAAGGGCGGTCGAAGCAATCTCAGCGCCGCAACCCCCACCGCGTTTCTGTCTGAGAAGCGTTACAAGATCATCGAGGAGTTGGGGCGAGGCGGGATGGGCGTGGTCTACAAGGCCATGGATCTGCGTCTCAATCGAGAAGTGGCACTCAAACAGTTGCCGGAAAACCTGCGCGAACATCCGAAGGCGATACAGCTGTTCCTGCGTGAGGCTCAGGCCTGTGCACGACTCAACCACCGCAACATCGTCACGATCTTTGACACCGACCAGGAAGACTCCAACTTCTTCATCACCATGGAGCTACTTCAGGGCTATCCACTGAATGTGATTCGCAACAAGCGCGGGCGCATTGCAGAGCGCGATGCAGCCCGCCTGGGCATCCAGGTTGCCGACGGACTCCACTACGCCCACAGCCACGGCATCGTGCATCGCGACATCAAGACCGCCAATCTCTTCTTCACGACGGACAAGGTCGTAAAGATCATGGACTTTGGCCTGGCCAAAATGATGGAAGAGGTTCGCCGGGGCACCACCGTACTCGGAGGCACGCCCTACTACATGTCTCCCGAACAAGCGATGGGTGGCGAGGTGGATCAACGCGCGGATATCTATTCGTTCGGCGTCACGCTCTACGAACTCGTGACGGGGGGCGTACCGTTCTCCGAAGGTGACGTCGCATACCACCACCGCCACACCGAGGTCACGGATCCACGAGACCGGGCAGAAGGAATTGGCGATGATATGGCTGAACTGATCCTTCACATGATGGAAAAGGATCCACAGCAGCGATGCGCGAGCGCTGGGGACGTCGGAAAGCGACTACAGCGAATTGCCAACCGGCCGGATTAG
- a CDS encoding class I SAM-dependent methyltransferase: protein MNAKTRQSLIDLNRLFYAGLAEEFSESRQYSWPGWSRALSHLKPPDDHPISVLDVGCGNGRLVSFLEKDLGSAYHYLGLDSSPALLSHALACHASLPHVKFEDLEILDPAVRLAPEGLRFDLIALFGVLHHVPSEGSRRELMQRLVARLRPGGLLIVTAWQFGAFERFRARIIPWEEYNARARDPIDERELEVGDHLLRWGESSLPRYCHFAPPDELRELSTLKSAEWVDEFSADGKTGDLNRYLVLRRGRDAND, encoded by the coding sequence ATGAACGCCAAAACCCGGCAATCCCTGATCGATCTCAACCGCCTCTTCTATGCGGGGCTTGCCGAAGAGTTCAGCGAGTCGAGACAATATTCCTGGCCCGGTTGGTCGCGCGCACTCTCGCATCTCAAACCCCCGGACGATCACCCGATCTCAGTGTTGGACGTGGGCTGTGGCAACGGTCGCCTCGTCTCTTTTCTCGAAAAAGACCTCGGGTCTGCGTATCACTATCTCGGCCTCGATTCGTCCCCCGCCCTGCTCTCACACGCTCTCGCGTGTCACGCCTCGCTCCCCCATGTGAAGTTCGAAGATCTCGAAATTCTCGATCCGGCCGTACGACTCGCACCCGAGGGGCTCCGGTTCGACCTCATTGCGCTGTTTGGAGTCCTCCACCACGTCCCGAGCGAAGGATCTCGGCGAGAATTGATGCAGCGGTTGGTCGCTCGGTTGCGCCCGGGCGGATTACTGATCGTCACCGCCTGGCAATTTGGGGCGTTCGAACGGTTTCGCGCCCGGATCATTCCCTGGGAGGAGTACAACGCTCGGGCCCGGGACCCGATCGACGAGCGCGAGTTGGAAGTCGGCGACCACCTGCTTCGCTGGGGCGAATCCTCCCTGCCCCGCTATTGCCATTTTGCCCCTCCGGACGAGTTGCGGGAGCTGTCGACGCTGAAGTCCGCTGAATGGGTGGATGAATTTTCCGCTGACGGCAAAACGGGCGACCTCAATCGCTATCTGGTTTTGCGTCGCGGCCGCGACGCGAACGATTGA
- a CDS encoding tRNA uridine(34) 5-carboxymethylaminomethyl modification radical SAM/GNAT enzyme Elp3 — translation MPHRRELVAIVREIEALPEVDTRALDAVLRRYPRGGKGFFSRAEIIAGYRAFADSEGFGLSDIEFVSRVRRRPVRSQSGVTPLTVLTKPFPCPGKCIYCPNDLRMPKSYLSDEPGAQRAANNRFDPYLQTWNRLAAFRATGHSTDKIELIVLGGTWSFYPEAYQIWFAKRCLDAMNDFGLEIDGREWAEVHAANFDGFDDAAHSGLRSGPIYNKVVGSFLREQGREGEVEVESADWEALRESQQRNEDTVCRNVGFSIETRPDYVTEAEVLRIRRLGCTKVQLGIQSLSDSVLDLIKRGHSVEDTRRAIGLLRRAGFKIHAHWMPNLLGSTPEADCEDYRRLFDDPDFRPDELKIYPCSLIETAELMSSYRDGSWRPYEHDELLDVLTRSLASTPRYCRLTRVIRDISSDDIVVGNKLTNFRELAEKALAAEGKQSQEIRTREIRGQRFDPETLEMRATDYASGTGAEVFFEFVTPEDRIIGFLRLALPESASFCREIESSALIREVHVYGGALDLGTRNRDKPQHRGFGARLIREASNRAQAHGYSDLAVISAVGTRGYYRRLGFKDGALYQHLQL, via the coding sequence GTGCCCCATCGCCGCGAGTTGGTTGCGATCGTTCGCGAGATCGAGGCCTTGCCCGAGGTCGACACGAGAGCACTCGACGCGGTGTTGCGTCGGTATCCGCGGGGAGGCAAGGGTTTCTTCTCTCGGGCCGAGATCATCGCCGGATACCGGGCGTTCGCCGACTCCGAAGGTTTTGGCCTGAGCGATATCGAATTCGTGTCCCGGGTTCGCCGCAGGCCCGTGCGAAGTCAAAGTGGCGTTACTCCACTCACCGTTCTGACCAAGCCGTTCCCTTGTCCCGGAAAATGTATCTATTGCCCAAACGATCTACGCATGCCCAAAAGCTATCTTTCGGACGAGCCCGGGGCGCAGCGAGCCGCGAACAATCGCTTCGATCCCTATCTTCAGACCTGGAATCGCCTGGCCGCGTTTCGAGCAACGGGGCATTCCACGGACAAGATTGAGCTCATCGTGTTGGGCGGGACCTGGTCGTTTTATCCCGAGGCCTATCAGATCTGGTTTGCCAAGCGCTGTCTGGACGCGATGAACGACTTTGGTCTCGAGATCGATGGTCGTGAATGGGCCGAGGTTCACGCCGCAAACTTCGACGGGTTCGACGACGCAGCCCATTCAGGGCTTCGCAGCGGGCCGATCTACAACAAGGTCGTCGGTTCATTTTTGCGCGAACAAGGGCGGGAAGGCGAGGTCGAGGTCGAATCTGCCGACTGGGAGGCATTGCGCGAAAGCCAGCAGCGCAACGAAGACACGGTTTGTCGCAACGTGGGGTTTTCGATCGAAACCCGACCCGACTACGTGACCGAAGCCGAAGTGCTGCGGATACGCCGGCTGGGCTGCACGAAAGTACAGCTGGGCATCCAGAGCCTTTCGGATTCGGTGCTCGATCTGATCAAGCGCGGTCACAGCGTCGAGGATACCCGTCGCGCCATTGGGCTCTTGCGCCGAGCGGGCTTCAAGATTCACGCTCATTGGATGCCGAACCTGCTGGGATCGACTCCCGAAGCCGATTGCGAGGACTACCGACGGCTCTTCGATGATCCCGACTTTCGTCCCGACGAACTCAAGATCTACCCCTGCAGTCTGATCGAGACGGCCGAGTTGATGAGCTCGTATCGTGACGGCAGTTGGCGCCCTTACGAACACGATGAACTCCTGGATGTACTCACGCGATCCCTCGCAAGTACGCCGCGCTACTGCCGCTTGACCCGGGTGATCCGCGATATCTCGTCCGACGACATCGTAGTCGGGAACAAGCTGACCAACTTTCGCGAACTTGCGGAGAAGGCACTGGCGGCCGAGGGAAAACAGTCGCAAGAAATCCGCACCCGTGAGATTCGCGGGCAGAGATTTGATCCCGAGACCCTTGAAATGCGGGCTACTGACTACGCGAGCGGAACCGGGGCAGAGGTGTTTTTCGAATTCGTGACGCCGGAGGATCGGATCATTGGATTCTTGCGCCTCGCACTGCCCGAATCGGCTTCGTTCTGTCGGGAAATCGAGAGCAGCGCCTTGATTCGCGAGGTGCACGTCTACGGGGGTGCGCTCGATCTCGGTACCCGCAATCGCGACAAGCCGCAGCATCGCGGCTTTGGCGCCCGGTTGATCCGGGAGGCGAGCAACCGGGCGCAAGCGCATGGTTACTCAGACCTGGCGGTCATCTCGGCGGTCGGAACGCGAGGTTACTACCGCCGCCTTGGATTCAAAGACGGCGCCCTGTATCAGCATTTGCAGCTCTAG